The Cardinium endosymbiont of Culicoides punctatus genome has a segment encoding these proteins:
- a CDS encoding Rpn family recombination-promoting nuclease/putative transposase has product MLDKETCEHDLEDLSWVFIEIPKFDKRIDNLQNNEERWCAFLRGDVQTEEDSEKVSGHDIYIEKAIDQLKSCNYTEEQMDEYRRDLIQIANQNVTEIQKQELWKKEGKEEAKKEFDQKNKERKRRKISNRIADGLDPDNIKKIFCDDSDYDETEIDNMINEASEDNRTKKPLIEQPEE; this is encoded by the coding sequence ATCTTAGATAAAGAGACTTGTGAACATGATCTTGAAGATTTATCTTGGGTGTTTATAGAGATACCTAAATTTGACAAAAGAATTGACAATCTGCAGAATAATGAAGAGAGGTGGTGTGCATTTTTAAGAGGTGATGTTCAGACAGAAGAAGATTCTGAAAAAGTAAGTGGTCATGATATATATATAGAAAAAGCAATAGATCAATTAAAGAGCTGTAATTATACTGAAGAACAGATGGATGAATATCGACGTGATCTTATCCAGATTGCAAATCAAAATGTTACTGAAATTCAAAAACAGGAACTTTGGAAAAAAGAAGGAAAAGAGGAAGCAAAAAAAGAGTTTGATCAGAAAAATAAGGAAAGAAAGAGACGAAAGATTAGTAACAGAATTGCAGATGGTTTAGATCCTGATAATATAAAAAAAATATTTTGTGATGATAGTGACTATGATGAAACTGAAATTGACAATATGATAAATGAAGCAAGTGAGGATAATAGAACTAAAAAACCTCTTATAGAACAACCAGAAGAATAA
- a CDS encoding metal ABC transporter solute-binding protein, Zn/Mn family: MIYSKYKKGTWVVAFYLILSSFGTTRPNTKFTILTTTGILADAIKNIVKEDANVVSLMGPGIDPHIYQTTQNDVQKLMNADIIVYNGLYLEGKMSDLLEKLSQTKKVYAASDALDKKQLIYEDVSLIDIDPHIWFDVNLWKQVVGFISQKLQEEKPESAAYYKDNTVAYLDKLELLNQEITSKIQSIPEKQRVLITAHDAFGYFGRAYNIEVVGLQGISTASECGLKDIQRVIQLIIERNIKAVFFETSVSDKSMRAVLEGCAGYKREVAIGGYLYSDALGAPNTPEGTYCGMIRANMITIVNALK, translated from the coding sequence ATGATATATTCAAAATATAAAAAAGGCACCTGGGTAGTTGCTTTTTATCTAATATTGTCTTCTTTTGGAACAACTCGGCCTAATACTAAATTTACTATTTTAACTACTACAGGGATTCTAGCAGATGCAATTAAAAATATTGTAAAAGAAGATGCAAATGTAGTTAGTCTTATGGGGCCTGGCATAGATCCCCATATCTATCAAACCACTCAAAATGATGTTCAAAAGCTTATGAATGCGGATATCATCGTTTATAATGGACTCTACCTAGAAGGAAAGATGAGTGATTTGCTAGAAAAATTGTCTCAGACAAAAAAAGTATATGCCGCTAGTGATGCATTAGACAAAAAACAGTTAATATATGAAGATGTTTCTCTTATAGATATAGACCCTCACATTTGGTTTGACGTAAACCTCTGGAAGCAAGTAGTTGGCTTTATAAGTCAGAAACTACAAGAAGAAAAACCGGAATCAGCTGCCTATTATAAAGACAATACGGTTGCATATTTAGATAAATTGGAGCTCCTGAATCAGGAAATTACAAGTAAAATTCAGTCTATTCCAGAAAAACAACGTGTATTAATTACGGCACATGATGCATTTGGCTACTTTGGGAGAGCATATAACATTGAAGTGGTTGGATTACAAGGCATTTCTACTGCATCCGAATGTGGATTAAAAGATATCCAACGCGTTATACAACTTATTATAGAAAGAAATATCAAAGCAGTTTTTTTTGAAACTTCTGTTTCAGATAAATCCATGCGTGCTGTATTGGAAGGTTGTGCCGGTTATAAAAGAGAAGTAGCAATAGGAGGATATCTTTATTCGGATGCACTAGGAGCACCTAATACCCCAGAAGGAACTTATTGTGGCATGATTAGAGCCAATATGATAACTATTGTTAATGCACTAAAATAA
- the murC gene encoding UDP-N-acetylmuramate--L-alanine ligase yields MLQNFHYDFIYFLGIGGIGMSALARLLHAQHYKVFGYDRTDSSLIMQLRKEGIPVSCEDSTENIPKIICKNNTKTLVIYTPAIPSNSPILNYFKVGGYKIQSRAEILGEISKLFSSIAVAGTHGKTTTTAMVAHILHSSQWPMLAFVGGIVDLYETNLIHNCPLDQVKLIVAEADEFNRSFLHLSPTHSVITSVDPDHPETYHNLQLMQESFVQFIQQIKQTLVIQHDAAIKLQISHACNIPYLTYGLSKGDISARNLYLETHQSTFDYIGYDEKISNITLPIPGLYNIENALAAITICLKVGISPTQIQSSIASFPGIKRRFAYLFKSKKYILIDDYAHHPVEVAALLTSIKKIYPNRLITAIFQPHLFSRTQRFYKEFAASLSIADEVFLLPIYPAREAPIPHVTSKLILDKLTCNKKALVTIHELLSNSELFFTNNQCIIVSIGAGDIGEAVLSIVEILKKMVVV; encoded by the coding sequence ATGCTACAAAATTTTCATTATGACTTTATATACTTTTTAGGTATTGGAGGTATTGGTATGAGTGCTTTAGCACGATTACTGCATGCACAACATTACAAAGTTTTTGGGTATGATAGGACAGACTCTTCTTTAATCATGCAACTTAGAAAAGAGGGGATACCAGTATCTTGTGAAGATTCGACGGAAAATATTCCAAAAATTATTTGTAAAAATAATACGAAAACATTAGTTATTTATACACCAGCTATCCCTTCTAATAGTCCGATATTAAATTATTTTAAAGTTGGTGGTTATAAGATACAATCACGTGCAGAAATATTAGGAGAAATTTCTAAACTATTTTCAAGTATAGCAGTAGCTGGTACACATGGCAAAACAACTACCACAGCCATGGTTGCCCACATATTACATAGTAGTCAATGGCCCATGCTTGCTTTTGTAGGTGGTATTGTTGACCTATACGAAACAAATTTAATACACAATTGCCCATTGGATCAAGTTAAGTTGATTGTAGCAGAAGCGGATGAGTTTAATAGATCGTTTCTACATCTTTCACCAACGCATAGCGTTATTACATCTGTAGATCCAGATCACCCAGAAACTTATCACAATCTGCAACTTATGCAGGAAAGTTTTGTACAATTTATACAACAAATAAAACAAACTTTGGTTATTCAACATGATGCTGCAATAAAATTACAAATTTCCCATGCTTGTAATATTCCATATCTTACTTATGGATTAAGTAAAGGGGATATTTCAGCAAGGAACCTATATCTTGAAACGCATCAAAGTACATTCGATTATATAGGTTATGACGAAAAAATTTCCAATATCACATTACCTATACCTGGCTTATATAATATAGAAAATGCATTAGCTGCAATTACTATTTGTCTTAAAGTAGGGATTTCTCCTACCCAGATTCAATCATCTATAGCATCCTTTCCAGGCATAAAAAGGCGGTTTGCTTATCTTTTTAAGAGTAAAAAATATATACTTATAGATGATTATGCCCATCACCCTGTAGAAGTTGCTGCATTGCTAACTTCTATAAAAAAAATCTATCCCAATAGGCTTATTACTGCTATTTTTCAGCCACATCTCTTTTCACGTACACAGCGTTTTTATAAAGAATTTGCTGCCAGTTTAAGTATTGCAGATGAGGTTTTTTTGTTGCCTATTTATCCAGCAAGGGAAGCCCCAATTCCTCATGTAACATCAAAACTTATTCTGGATAAGCTTACATGTAATAAGAAAGCGTTAGTAACTATACACGAATTACTTTCTAATTCAGAATTATTTTTCACTAATAACCAATGTATTATAGTGTCTATTGGTGCGGGGGATATAGGAGAGGCTGTTCTAAGTATAGTAGAAATATTAAAAAAAATGGTGGTAGTTTAA
- the ruvX gene encoding Holliday junction resolvase RuvX: protein MAIEKGRILAIDYGLKRVGIAVTDPMQIIATPLITIHSNRLFIFLQEYIQKERVVAFVIGMPMKLNGSSSEMSSVVEDISKEISKKFFNQNLYYQDERFSSKLAAQGLYQAGFSKKDRKDKMNIDKTSATIILQSFLYSKNYSGG, encoded by the coding sequence ATGGCAATAGAAAAGGGACGAATTCTTGCCATAGATTATGGTCTCAAGCGTGTTGGGATTGCTGTAACAGATCCTATGCAGATTATTGCAACGCCTTTAATTACTATACACAGCAATCGACTATTCATTTTTTTGCAAGAGTATATACAGAAAGAAAGGGTTGTTGCTTTTGTTATTGGTATGCCCATGAAGTTAAATGGGAGTTCATCTGAAATGAGTAGTGTAGTTGAAGATATAAGCAAAGAAATAAGCAAAAAATTCTTTAACCAAAATCTTTATTATCAAGATGAACGATTTAGTTCTAAACTGGCAGCACAAGGACTATATCAAGCTGGTTTCAGTAAAAAAGATAGAAAAGATAAGATGAATATAGATAAAACTAGTGCAACTATTATATTACAATCTTTCTTGTATAGTAAAAACTACAGTGGTGGTTAA